A genomic window from Flintibacter sp. KGMB00164 includes:
- a CDS encoding SDR family NAD(P)-dependent oxidoreductase, translating into MLQKKDPLNLTGKVAVVTGGSSGIGLGVVELLSAYGAKVAMVDISPKGADKAKELQDAGREVEFFQCDVTSEASVMAAVKAIVDRWGKIDILHNNAGVTVRKTMPDLTEKEWDFVLDVGLKGLFLFSKHVIPVMEANGGGSIINTGSGWGLKGGDQAAAYCAVKGGIVNVTRAMAIDHGPKNIRVNSVNPGDTDTAMLRDEGRQTGAVTAGDGHMDAYLADCGSSRPLARIGQPEDIANAVLFLASDLASWITGAALVVDGGGIA; encoded by the coding sequence ATGCTGCAGAAGAAGGATCCCTTGAATCTTACCGGAAAGGTCGCCGTCGTGACCGGCGGAAGCTCCGGAATCGGACTGGGCGTTGTGGAACTGCTGTCTGCGTACGGCGCCAAGGTGGCTATGGTAGATATCAGCCCCAAGGGAGCAGATAAAGCCAAGGAGCTCCAGGATGCCGGCCGTGAGGTGGAATTCTTCCAATGTGACGTGACCAGCGAGGCCAGCGTCATGGCGGCCGTGAAGGCCATTGTGGACCGCTGGGGCAAGATCGATATCCTTCATAACAACGCCGGCGTTACCGTGCGTAAGACCATGCCCGACCTGACGGAGAAGGAGTGGGACTTTGTGCTGGATGTAGGTCTTAAGGGCCTGTTCCTGTTCTCCAAGCACGTCATCCCCGTCATGGAGGCCAACGGCGGCGGCAGCATCATCAATACCGGCTCCGGCTGGGGTCTCAAGGGCGGCGACCAGGCCGCGGCCTACTGCGCGGTGAAGGGCGGCATCGTCAACGTCACCCGGGCCATGGCCATTGACCACGGGCCCAAGAACATCCGCGTCAACAGCGTCAACCCCGGCGACACCGACACCGCCATGCTGCGGGACGAGGGCCGTCAGACCGGCGCGGTCACTGCCGGCGACGGACACATGGACGCCTACCTGGCCGACTGCGGCTCCAGCCGTCCTCTGGCCCGCATCGGACAGCCTGAGGATATTGCCAACGCGGTGCTGTTTTTGGCCTCTGATCTGGCCAGCTGGATCACCGGCGCGGCGCTGGTGGTGGACGGCGGCGGTATCGCCTGA
- the gcvPA gene encoding aminomethyl-transferring glycine dehydrogenase subunit GcvPA, which translates to MNGFERHPYIPNSVPEVQQEMLQELGMSSLEELHKNVPELLKLKKEMDLPPAFESEYALRRHVEGLLGKDTSCKKNLNFLGAGCWQHYVPAICDEINGKGEFLTAYGGEPYNDEGRFQALFEYESMVAELVDMDVVNVPTMDWAQAAATTVRMAQRITGRSVVLVPEYMDPDKLQAMKNYGESCITFQPVAATSQGTMDLEDLKAKLNDQVIGVYFENPGYLGVIEPNGQQISDLVHAAGGLSLVGVDPISLGVLAAPPSYGADIVCGDLQPLGIHMNYGGGQSGFMATRDEEKFVMEFPSRLFGLAPTSQPGEYGFGDVAYDRTSFGHLRERGKEYVGTQSALWGITAGVYLATMGPQGMKDVGQTILQNSHYAAKKLSSIPGVKANALGGAFFKEFVVDFTQTGKTVAQINEALREKGIFGGKDLSKQFPALGQSALYCVTEIHTKEDLDELTSALAEIL; encoded by the coding sequence ATGAACGGCTTTGAACGCCATCCCTATATTCCCAACTCGGTACCTGAGGTGCAGCAGGAGATGCTGCAGGAGCTGGGTATGTCCTCTCTGGAGGAGCTGCACAAGAATGTGCCCGAGCTGCTCAAGCTGAAAAAGGAAATGGACCTGCCCCCCGCATTTGAATCCGAGTACGCCCTGCGCCGCCATGTGGAGGGACTGCTGGGCAAGGATACCAGCTGCAAGAAGAACCTGAACTTCCTGGGCGCGGGCTGCTGGCAACACTATGTGCCCGCCATCTGTGACGAGATCAACGGCAAGGGCGAGTTTTTGACCGCCTACGGCGGCGAGCCCTACAACGACGAGGGCCGCTTCCAGGCTCTGTTTGAGTATGAGAGCATGGTGGCCGAGCTGGTGGACATGGACGTGGTCAACGTCCCCACTATGGACTGGGCCCAGGCGGCCGCCACCACCGTGCGCATGGCCCAGCGCATCACCGGCCGCAGCGTGGTGCTGGTGCCGGAGTACATGGACCCGGACAAGCTCCAGGCTATGAAGAACTACGGCGAGAGCTGCATCACCTTCCAGCCCGTCGCCGCCACCTCTCAGGGCACCATGGACCTGGAGGACCTGAAGGCCAAGCTCAACGACCAGGTCATCGGCGTCTACTTTGAGAACCCCGGCTACCTGGGCGTCATCGAGCCCAACGGCCAGCAGATCTCCGACCTGGTTCACGCCGCCGGCGGTCTGAGCCTGGTGGGCGTGGATCCCATCTCCCTGGGCGTGCTGGCCGCTCCCCCCTCCTACGGCGCGGACATCGTCTGCGGCGACCTGCAGCCTCTGGGTATCCACATGAACTACGGCGGCGGCCAGTCCGGCTTTATGGCCACCCGGGACGAGGAGAAGTTCGTCATGGAATTCCCCTCCCGTCTCTTCGGCCTGGCCCCCACCTCCCAGCCCGGCGAGTACGGCTTTGGCGACGTAGCTTATGACCGCACCTCCTTCGGCCACCTGCGTGAGCGGGGCAAGGAGTACGTCGGCACTCAGTCTGCCCTGTGGGGCATTACCGCCGGCGTCTATCTGGCCACCATGGGTCCTCAGGGTATGAAGGACGTGGGCCAGACCATTCTGCAAAATTCCCATTACGCTGCCAAGAAGCTCAGCAGCATTCCCGGCGTCAAGGCCAACGCCCTGGGCGGCGCCTTCTTCAAGGAGTTTGTGGTGGACTTCACCCAGACCGGCAAGACGGTGGCCCAGATCAATGAGGCCCTGCGGGAGAAGGGTATCTTCGGCGGCAAGGATCTGTCCAAGCAGTTCCCCGCCCTGGGACAGTCCGCCCTCTACTGTGTGACTGAGATCCACACCAAAGAGGATCTGGACGAGCTGACCTCCGCGCTGGCGGAGATCCTGTGA
- the gcvPB gene encoding aminomethyl-transferring glycine dehydrogenase subunit GcvPB, protein MKRIDRSEKVRVGFHQAKWDEPIIYELSTPGERGILVPKASAQVAQEVGDGFSSIPAGMARSTPVNLPEMAQNRVLRHYARLAQQTLGADVNIEIGQGTCTVKYSPKVNDQLARLIEDYHPLQDESTVQGLLQIFYETDRYMCEISGMDRFTFQPGGGSQGILTMASLIRAYFKDKEEDRDEIITTIYSHPSDAAAPAVAGFKIVYLQPDPITGLPDLEQLKAAVTERTAGYIVANPEDTGVYNSHVKEFVDYVHSKGGLCAYDQANANGLLGVTRARDAGFDMCFFNLHKTFSTPHGCGGPACGATGVRKDLERFLPGPLVDFDGQRYFLNRDVCADPSGVGKVRSWYGVAQVVLKAYCWIRSLGANGLYQVAKTAVLNNNYLFKKLMELPDVTAYYEDGNNQRVEQARYSLENLEKETGISTGDIQRRMMDFGMHYWTSHHPYYLPEPMTLEPTETPSKQDIDEYIETLKYVFREAHENPDIIRTAPHRSVTHQVDESGMDDPAKWALSWKTYLRKYSEI, encoded by the coding sequence ATGAAACGAATCGACCGCTCGGAGAAGGTTCGCGTGGGCTTCCACCAGGCAAAGTGGGACGAGCCCATTATCTATGAGCTGAGCACCCCCGGTGAGCGGGGCATCCTGGTCCCCAAGGCCAGCGCTCAGGTAGCCCAGGAGGTAGGCGACGGCTTTTCCTCCATCCCCGCCGGCATGGCCCGGAGCACTCCGGTCAATCTGCCGGAGATGGCCCAGAACCGGGTACTGCGCCACTACGCCCGTCTGGCCCAGCAGACCCTGGGCGCCGATGTGAACATTGAGATCGGCCAGGGCACCTGCACCGTGAAATACAGCCCCAAGGTCAACGACCAGCTGGCCCGCCTCATTGAGGACTACCATCCCCTCCAGGACGAGAGCACCGTCCAGGGCCTGCTGCAGATCTTCTATGAGACCGACCGCTATATGTGTGAGATCTCCGGTATGGACCGCTTTACCTTCCAGCCCGGCGGCGGCTCCCAGGGTATCCTCACCATGGCCAGCCTGATCCGCGCCTACTTTAAGGATAAGGAAGAGGACCGGGACGAGATCATCACCACCATCTACTCCCATCCCTCCGACGCCGCCGCTCCGGCCGTGGCCGGCTTCAAGATCGTCTACCTCCAGCCTGACCCCATCACCGGTCTGCCCGATCTGGAGCAGCTGAAGGCGGCGGTCACCGAGCGCACCGCCGGTTATATCGTGGCCAACCCAGAGGACACCGGCGTGTACAACAGCCACGTGAAGGAATTTGTGGACTACGTCCACTCCAAGGGCGGTCTGTGCGCTTACGACCAGGCCAATGCCAACGGCCTGCTGGGCGTCACCCGCGCCCGGGACGCCGGCTTTGATATGTGCTTCTTCAACCTGCATAAGACCTTCTCCACCCCCCACGGCTGCGGCGGTCCCGCCTGCGGCGCCACCGGCGTGCGCAAGGATCTGGAGCGCTTCCTGCCCGGTCCCCTGGTGGACTTTGACGGCCAGCGCTATTTCCTTAACCGGGATGTGTGCGCCGATCCCTCCGGCGTGGGCAAGGTCCGCTCCTGGTACGGTGTGGCTCAGGTCGTGCTGAAGGCCTACTGCTGGATCCGCAGCTTGGGCGCCAACGGCCTGTACCAGGTGGCCAAGACCGCAGTGCTCAACAACAACTACCTGTTCAAAAAGCTCATGGAGCTGCCCGACGTCACCGCCTACTACGAGGACGGCAACAACCAGCGTGTGGAGCAGGCCCGTTATTCCCTGGAGAACCTGGAGAAGGAGACCGGCATCTCCACCGGCGACATTCAGCGCCGCATGATGGACTTCGGCATGCACTACTGGACCTCTCACCACCCCTACTATCTGCCTGAGCCCATGACCCTGGAGCCCACCGAGACTCCCTCCAAGCAGGACATCGACGAGTACATTGAGACGCTGAAATACGTCTTCCGCGAGGCTCATGAGAATCCCGACATTATCCGCACCGCGCCTCACCGCAGCGTGACCCACCAGGTGGATGAGTCCGGCATGGACGATCCCGCCAAGTGGGCCCTCTCCTGGAAAACCTACCTGCGCAAGTACAGCGAGATCTGA
- a CDS encoding ATP-NAD kinase family protein codes for MKTVGLIINPIAGLGGSVGLKGTDHVAQEALRRGAVPHAGERTCQALQALAQTAVPFQVVTWPGAMGSDAAQSLGLPCRLLPGAPQGGATQGEDTQALAKALAAEGVDLILFAGGDGTARDVYNALGLGTPVLGIPAGVKIHSPVFGRSPRDAGRLAALWLEQETGRTREEEVLDIDEELYRQGRINTRLYGYLTIPAQSGLTQSRKAPTPLSDAQAIRAIAFQVTDHMEPGVNYLIGAGTTTRGVMEVLGLPNTLIGVDLVRDGKLIASDLSGLDIPALLEGRPTKLVVTVTGGQGCLFGRGNQQLTPQVLRQVGKENIILLATPAKLAQLRGQPLWVDTIDPELNESLCGYYRVISGYGEFTLCRVVC; via the coding sequence ATGAAAACCGTTGGCCTGATCATCAACCCCATCGCCGGACTGGGAGGCAGCGTCGGCCTGAAGGGCACCGACCACGTGGCCCAGGAGGCCCTGCGCCGGGGCGCGGTTCCCCATGCCGGGGAGCGGACCTGCCAGGCCCTTCAGGCCCTGGCACAGACGGCAGTTCCTTTCCAGGTGGTCACATGGCCGGGAGCCATGGGCAGCGACGCGGCCCAGAGCCTGGGGCTTCCCTGCCGCCTGCTGCCCGGCGCTCCCCAGGGAGGGGCCACTCAGGGAGAGGACACCCAGGCCCTGGCCAAGGCGCTGGCGGCGGAGGGGGTAGACCTTATCCTGTTTGCCGGCGGCGATGGGACTGCCCGGGACGTCTATAACGCCCTGGGACTGGGCACACCGGTGCTGGGCATCCCCGCGGGCGTGAAGATCCACTCCCCCGTGTTTGGCCGAAGCCCCCGGGATGCCGGGCGGCTGGCCGCCCTGTGGCTGGAGCAGGAGACGGGCCGCACCCGGGAGGAGGAGGTGCTGGACATCGACGAGGAGCTCTACCGTCAGGGCCGCATCAACACCCGGCTGTACGGCTATCTCACCATTCCCGCCCAGTCCGGCCTCACCCAGAGCCGAAAGGCCCCCACCCCTCTCTCCGATGCCCAGGCCATCCGGGCCATTGCCTTCCAGGTTACCGACCACATGGAGCCGGGGGTCAACTATCTCATTGGAGCGGGCACCACCACCCGGGGCGTGATGGAGGTGCTGGGGCTGCCCAATACCCTTATCGGTGTGGACCTGGTGCGGGACGGCAAGCTTATTGCCTCCGACCTGTCTGGACTGGATATTCCCGCCCTGCTGGAGGGCCGCCCTACCAAGCTGGTGGTGACGGTGACCGGCGGACAGGGCTGCCTCTTTGGCCGGGGCAACCAACAGCTCACCCCCCAGGTGCTGCGGCAGGTAGGAAAGGAGAACATCATTCTTCTGGCCACCCCCGCCAAGCTGGCCCAGTTGCGGGGCCAGCCTCTGTGGGTGGATACCATTGACCCGGAGCTCAATGAGAGCCTGTGCGGCTACTACCGGGTGATCTCCGGTTATGGGGAATTCACTTTGTGCCGGGTAGTGTGTTAA
- the sdaAA gene encoding L-serine ammonia-lyase, iron-sulfur-dependent, subunit alpha, translated as MLEYTSISELCQAAQEQGVSLSQLVLADQAQQMELSPQQLLDNMQHRFTVMQEAVQAGLDPELRSTSGLTGGDGARLWRYAQSGGITGAFLNRAIARAVAVAEYNAAMGKIVAAPTAGSCGILPGTVVSMVEEDRCSREAGVMALFTAGAVGMVIAQKACIAGAQGGCQAECGSAAAMAAAALVELQGGSPAQAAHACAIALKNQLGLVCDPVAGLVEIPCIKRNVGGVVIAFSSAEMALAGVESKIPVDECIQAMGAVGESMPCSLRETAQGGLAATPTGQAMRRAVFGD; from the coding sequence ATGCTGGAGTATACTTCGATTTCTGAGCTGTGCCAGGCGGCACAGGAGCAGGGCGTGAGCCTGTCCCAGCTGGTTCTGGCCGACCAGGCCCAGCAGATGGAGCTCTCCCCCCAGCAGCTGCTGGACAACATGCAGCACCGCTTCACGGTGATGCAGGAGGCCGTGCAGGCCGGGCTGGACCCGGAGCTGCGCTCCACCTCAGGGCTGACCGGGGGTGACGGCGCCCGCCTGTGGCGCTACGCCCAGAGCGGCGGCATCACCGGAGCGTTTCTCAACCGGGCTATTGCCCGGGCTGTGGCGGTGGCAGAATACAACGCCGCCATGGGCAAGATCGTAGCCGCTCCCACCGCCGGTTCCTGCGGGATTCTGCCCGGAACCGTGGTATCCATGGTGGAGGAGGACCGCTGCAGCCGGGAGGCGGGCGTGATGGCCCTGTTTACCGCCGGCGCGGTGGGCATGGTCATTGCCCAGAAGGCCTGCATCGCCGGCGCCCAGGGAGGCTGTCAGGCCGAGTGCGGCTCGGCGGCGGCCATGGCGGCCGCTGCCCTGGTGGAGCTGCAGGGCGGCAGTCCCGCCCAGGCGGCCCACGCCTGCGCCATCGCCCTGAAAAACCAGCTGGGGCTGGTGTGCGACCCGGTGGCCGGACTGGTGGAGATCCCCTGCATCAAGCGCAATGTGGGCGGCGTGGTCATCGCCTTTTCCTCCGCGGAGATGGCCCTGGCCGGGGTGGAGAGCAAGATCCCGGTGGACGAGTGCATCCAGGCCATGGGCGCGGTGGGCGAGTCCATGCCCTGCTCCCTGCGGGAGACCGCCCAGGGCGGTTTGGCCGCCACGCCCACCGGCCAGGCCATGCGCCGGGCCGTCTTTGGAGATTAA
- the sdaAB gene encoding L-serine ammonia-lyase, iron-sulfur-dependent subunit beta, whose amino-acid sequence MNVFDIIGPVMIGPSSSHTAGAVRLGRVAWKILGEDVVQADIQLAGSFAQTYRGHGTDKALIAGIMGMHSDDERIRRSLELARERGLAFSFREEDIPGAHPNTARISLVGEHGARAVVQGASVGGGNILITQINGMAVSFTGQYNTLLVLHHDQPGVIAAVTNFIASSDLNIGNFRLSRPRKGGEAVMTIEVDGDVPDSLMESLRGQPHVLNVVLIRAI is encoded by the coding sequence ATGAACGTATTTGATATCATTGGTCCGGTGATGATCGGACCTTCCAGCTCCCACACTGCGGGAGCTGTGCGGCTGGGCCGGGTGGCCTGGAAGATCTTAGGGGAAGATGTGGTGCAGGCTGATATCCAGCTGGCCGGCTCCTTTGCCCAGACCTACCGGGGCCACGGCACCGACAAGGCGCTGATCGCGGGGATCATGGGGATGCACTCGGATGACGAGCGCATCCGCCGTTCCCTGGAACTGGCCCGGGAACGGGGCCTTGCCTTCTCCTTCCGGGAGGAGGACATCCCCGGCGCCCACCCCAACACCGCACGGATCTCACTGGTGGGAGAACACGGGGCCCGGGCTGTGGTCCAGGGGGCCTCGGTGGGGGGAGGAAACATCCTGATCACCCAGATCAACGGCATGGCGGTCTCCTTTACCGGGCAGTATAACACCCTGCTGGTGCTCCATCATGACCAGCCGGGCGTCATTGCCGCCGTTACCAACTTCATTGCTTCTTCCGATCTGAACATCGGCAACTTCCGTCTCTCCCGCCCCCGCAAGGGCGGGGAGGCGGTCATGACCATCGAGGTGGACGGAGACGTACCCGACAGCCTCATGGAATCTTTGCGCGGTCAGCCCCACGTGCTCAACGTGGTGCTGATCCGGGCCATTTAA
- the lpdA gene encoding dihydrolipoyl dehydrogenase — protein MSDYELMVIGAGPGGYVAALRAAKLGLKTAIVENRDVGGTCLNRGCIPTKTLLHSAEVAREAQEAQALGVTAQATVDFSAAHRRKAQVTQQLREGIEGLFRQQKVDLIRGTGTILAPGQVEVEGKIYSADKILIATGSVPARPPIPGLEHALTSDELLEHQDQVCKSLVIIGGGVIGMEFASLYQMLGCQVTVLEAMDRILPNMDREVCQNLSMILKKRGVQIFAGARVEQVEKAEDGYTVRFTQKGQSAQVQGEVVLCAIGRRPNTQGLFGPDFSVEQERGRILVDENFQTSVPGVYAVGDVSARIQLAHVASAQGTACVERLAGRNPLTNLNAVPSCIYTDPEIACVGLTADEAKAAGRAVKVGKYVMFSNGRTVIVQGQRGFIKVVADQETGVILGAQLMCQRATDMISQFTAAVVNGLTAQQLLAAMRPHPTFDEGAGEALEDLLAKLEAR, from the coding sequence ATGAGTGACTATGAACTGATGGTAATCGGCGCCGGTCCCGGCGGCTATGTAGCCGCCCTGCGTGCAGCGAAACTGGGACTGAAAACCGCCATTGTGGAAAACCGGGACGTGGGCGGCACCTGCCTCAACCGGGGCTGCATCCCCACCAAGACCCTGCTCCACTCCGCTGAGGTGGCCCGGGAGGCCCAGGAGGCCCAGGCGCTGGGTGTCACCGCCCAGGCCACGGTAGACTTTTCCGCCGCCCACCGCCGCAAGGCTCAGGTGACCCAGCAGCTGCGGGAGGGCATTGAGGGCCTCTTCCGCCAGCAGAAGGTGGACCTGATCCGGGGTACCGGCACCATTCTGGCCCCCGGCCAGGTGGAGGTGGAGGGCAAAATCTACTCCGCTGACAAGATTCTCATCGCCACCGGCTCCGTCCCCGCCCGTCCCCCCATTCCCGGGCTGGAGCACGCACTGACCTCCGACGAACTGCTGGAGCACCAGGATCAGGTGTGCAAGTCTCTGGTGATCATCGGCGGCGGCGTCATCGGCATGGAGTTTGCCTCCCTCTACCAGATGCTGGGCTGCCAGGTCACGGTGCTGGAGGCCATGGACCGGATCCTGCCCAACATGGACCGGGAGGTGTGCCAGAATCTCAGCATGATCCTGAAAAAGCGGGGCGTACAGATCTTTGCCGGTGCCCGGGTGGAACAGGTGGAGAAGGCGGAGGATGGGTATACCGTCCGCTTTACCCAGAAGGGCCAGAGCGCCCAGGTCCAGGGCGAGGTGGTACTGTGCGCCATCGGCCGCCGTCCCAACACCCAGGGTCTATTCGGCCCGGACTTCTCCGTGGAACAGGAGCGGGGCCGCATCCTGGTGGACGAGAACTTCCAGACCAGCGTGCCCGGCGTGTACGCCGTGGGCGACGTGTCCGCCCGCATCCAGCTGGCCCATGTGGCCTCCGCCCAGGGAACTGCCTGCGTGGAGCGCCTGGCCGGGCGCAATCCCCTGACCAACCTGAACGCCGTCCCCTCCTGCATCTACACTGACCCGGAGATCGCCTGCGTGGGACTCACCGCCGACGAGGCCAAGGCTGCCGGGCGGGCGGTAAAGGTGGGCAAGTACGTCATGTTCTCCAACGGACGTACGGTGATCGTCCAGGGCCAGCGGGGCTTTATCAAGGTGGTGGCCGACCAGGAGACGGGCGTGATTTTGGGCGCCCAGCTCATGTGCCAGCGGGCCACCGACATGATCTCCCAGTTTACCGCGGCGGTGGTCAACGGTCTGACCGCCCAACAGCTGCTGGCCGCTATGCGTCCCCACCCCACCTTTGACGAGGGCGCGGGAGAGGCGCTGGAGGATCTGCTGGCCAAACTGGAAGCCCGCTGA
- a CDS encoding lipoate--protein ligase translates to MIRRIFLCRATGTDPHENLALEQYLLEHVEPESCILYLWQNRHTVVLGRNQNAWQECRCAQLEADGGFLARRLSGGGAVFHDLGNLNFTFLVPTQDYDLERQLSVVAQACLGLGLSVERSGRNDVLCQGRKFSGNAFYSHQGKSYHHGTLLVDVDLEAMGRYLSPSPAKLQAKGVASVRSRVVNLKQLCPQLTVEEMGRQMELAFGQVYGLPVEIMDPRQLDAQAIQALTEHNRSWSWLYGRKLPFTLQCAQKFDWGELTVQLKADEGVIQEAAVYSDAMDWTLAPQLETALTGCPLEQQALEHRLEEFPKELRELLQNAL, encoded by the coding sequence ATGATCCGGCGGATCTTCCTGTGCCGGGCCACCGGCACCGACCCCCACGAGAATCTGGCTCTGGAGCAGTATCTGCTGGAGCATGTGGAGCCTGAGAGCTGCATCCTCTACCTGTGGCAGAACCGGCACACCGTGGTGCTGGGCCGCAACCAGAACGCCTGGCAGGAGTGCCGCTGCGCCCAGCTGGAGGCCGACGGCGGCTTTCTGGCCCGGCGGCTGTCGGGCGGCGGCGCGGTATTCCACGACCTGGGCAACCTGAACTTCACCTTCCTGGTCCCCACCCAGGACTACGATCTGGAGCGGCAGCTCTCGGTGGTAGCTCAGGCCTGTCTGGGCCTGGGATTGTCGGTGGAGCGCTCCGGACGCAACGATGTACTTTGCCAGGGACGAAAATTTTCCGGCAACGCATTCTATTCCCACCAGGGGAAAAGCTACCACCACGGCACCTTGCTTGTGGATGTGGATCTGGAGGCCATGGGGCGCTATCTCAGCCCCTCCCCTGCCAAGCTGCAGGCCAAGGGAGTTGCCTCGGTGCGCTCCCGAGTGGTCAACCTCAAGCAGCTGTGTCCCCAGCTGACCGTGGAGGAGATGGGCCGGCAGATGGAGCTGGCCTTCGGCCAGGTCTACGGCCTGCCGGTGGAGATCATGGACCCCCGGCAGCTGGATGCTCAGGCCATTCAGGCTCTCACCGAACACAACCGCAGCTGGTCGTGGCTCTATGGCCGCAAGCTGCCCTTTACCCTCCAGTGCGCCCAGAAATTTGACTGGGGCGAGCTGACGGTACAGCTCAAGGCGGACGAGGGCGTCATTCAGGAGGCGGCGGTGTATTCCGACGCCATGGACTGGACGCTGGCCCCTCAGCTAGAGACCGCCCTCACCGGCTGTCCCCTGGAGCAGCAGGCGCTGGAGCACCGGCTGGAGGAATTCCCCAAGGAGCTGCGGGAGCTTTTGCAAAACGCATTGTAA
- the gcvPB gene encoding aminomethyl-transferring glycine dehydrogenase subunit GcvPB — protein MKLIFETGAPGRHLTLLPPCDVPQVTLSQGRTQPLVLPEVSETELTRHYTALSKRVHGVNDGFYPLGSCTMKYNPKINEDMAALPGFTQVHPLQPQETVQGCLEAYALAEELFGEITGMDAMTFQPAAGAHGEFTGLLLIKAYHRSRGELGRNKIIVPDSAHGTNPASAVMAGFQVINIPSGADGCVDVEALRAAVGPDTAGLMLTNPNTVGIFDKNILDITQIVHEAGGLCYYDGANLNAVMGVVRPGDMGFDVIHLNLHKTFSTPHGGGGPGAGAVGCKELLRPFLPGPVVVKGESGYQFAQPEQSIGRMKNFYGNFSVVIKALTYVLTLGQEGIGEAAQNAVLNANYMRKRLEDTFHMAYAGPCMHEFVMSLDDLKEETGVSALDLAKGLLDNGIHPPTMYFPLIVHEALMVEPTETESRETLDEACDVFLKLWEQAHTQPQSLHDAPVATPVGRLDEVGAARHPVLRYQP, from the coding sequence ATGAAGCTGATTTTTGAAACCGGAGCGCCGGGGCGACACCTGACTCTGCTGCCCCCCTGTGACGTGCCCCAGGTGACCCTCTCTCAGGGCCGCACCCAGCCTCTGGTGCTGCCCGAGGTGTCAGAGACCGAGCTCACCCGCCACTACACCGCTCTGAGCAAGCGGGTCCACGGCGTCAACGACGGGTTCTATCCTCTTGGCTCCTGCACCATGAAGTATAACCCCAAAATCAACGAGGATATGGCCGCCCTGCCCGGCTTCACCCAGGTCCACCCCCTCCAGCCCCAGGAGACTGTCCAGGGCTGCCTGGAGGCCTACGCCCTGGCGGAGGAACTGTTTGGGGAGATCACCGGCATGGACGCCATGACCTTCCAGCCTGCCGCCGGCGCCCACGGTGAGTTTACCGGCCTTCTGCTCATCAAGGCCTACCACCGCAGCCGTGGTGAGCTGGGCCGCAACAAGATCATCGTCCCCGACTCCGCCCACGGCACCAACCCCGCCTCGGCGGTGATGGCCGGCTTCCAGGTCATCAACATCCCTTCCGGCGCGGACGGCTGTGTGGATGTGGAGGCCCTGCGGGCGGCGGTGGGACCCGACACCGCCGGACTGATGCTCACCAACCCCAACACCGTTGGCATCTTTGATAAAAATATTTTGGATATCACACAAATTGTTCACGAAGCCGGCGGTCTGTGTTATTATGATGGAGCGAATCTCAATGCGGTGATGGGCGTGGTCCGTCCCGGCGACATGGGCTTTGACGTCATTCACCTCAATCTGCACAAGACCTTCTCCACCCCCCACGGCGGCGGTGGCCCCGGTGCGGGCGCGGTTGGCTGCAAGGAGCTGCTGCGTCCCTTCCTGCCCGGCCCCGTGGTGGTCAAGGGGGAAAGCGGCTATCAGTTTGCCCAGCCGGAGCAGTCCATCGGCCGTATGAAGAACTTCTACGGCAACTTCTCCGTGGTCATCAAGGCCCTCACCTATGTCCTTACCCTGGGACAGGAGGGCATCGGTGAGGCAGCTCAGAACGCGGTGCTCAACGCCAACTACATGCGCAAGCGCCTGGAGGATACCTTCCACATGGCCTATGCCGGTCCCTGCATGCACGAATTTGTCATGTCGCTGGACGACCTGAAGGAGGAGACTGGGGTGTCCGCCCTGGATCTGGCCAAGGGTCTGCTGGATAACGGCATCCATCCCCCCACCATGTACTTCCCCCTCATCGTCCACGAGGCGCTGATGGTGGAACCCACCGAGACCGAAAGCCGGGAGACTCTGGACGAGGCCTGCGACGTGTTCCTCAAGCTGTGGGAGCAGGCCCACACCCAGCCTCAGTCCCTCCACGACGCCCCTGTCGCCACGCCGGTGGGCCGTCTGGACGAGGTTGGCGCGGCCCGTCACCCCGTGCTGCGGTATCAGCCATGA